Part of the Triticum aestivum cultivar Chinese Spring chromosome 4D, IWGSC CS RefSeq v2.1, whole genome shotgun sequence genome is shown below.
GCGGTCGCATTGCAGGTCGGCCACCACCGTCGCAGTAGAGGTGGTCGCGGCAGGATGCACGGCCTCTTGGGAGACCCGGCGGAGGAGGTCAGTGTCGCCGCCGTCCAGCCAACGTGTGCGATCACGCCAATCTACGCCAGCACGAATGGCCTTGGAGTGGAGACGAGGTCTCTTGTGCACCTGTGTATGGAGAACTGGCCGCATCAGGGTAGGGGAGAGAGCAAACCAAATCGTGACTGGGGCGCAGAAAGGAGACCTTGAGGACACGAACCCGCAACTGGAGCACGCATGAATCCACGCCTCCCGGTGGTGGCCGTGGTGGCACCCGGGTCGTGCAGGCCTGATCCGAGGCCAGGGAGGCGCCAATCGGATCTGGTCGGAGCGATGCGAGCCCCTTGTTGCGCGGTGCCGTGTGTGGCGGCGGCGTGCAGTACGGGAGAGAGAGGCCAGGGTGGGGGCTGCAGTGGATCTGGCAGGCGACAGTGTTCAGAGGGCAGGCGAGGGAGGGGGTTGaggccggcggcgagcggcggtggatggcggcgaggggaggggagggatcTGGATTGGGGAGCGCTAGGGTTCGCTGCATGGGGGAGTGAGAGGAGTGGTGTGCggtggagagagaggagagagaggatgGCCACGACATGAGTAGCCCGAGTGGATctaggaggagaggggaggggctgcCGGCGATGAGGTTGGAGGTCGCCGGTGCGACTGGAGAAGAGGACGGCGGCGGATTGGGTTGGGCTAGGGTTGGGGCAGCGGTGGATTGAGATATaagggagggagagggctagggttggcaGCCGTGGGTGCGTGGGAGAGAAGGGGCCGTGGGTGCGTGGGTGATTGGGCTACGTGGGGTGAGAGGGTGAGGCCGTGAGGGGGTGAGGGCTGCCGTCGGATCGGGGAGTATCCGACTGTGTGGATGCGTGATCCGCGTGAGATGCCTGTGGACCAATCAAAACGCGGTAAACGCTTTGTCAATCTTATGACCATCTAAAATGGTCTTAATTGATTGAAATAAGTATTTTTTGCGTGAAAAAAGCATTTTTCATTTTGATTTTGTTGTGAAGAACCAACCAACTCTTTGTTGCAAACTTGAACCACCTCAATTTTTAAAAATATTAGACCATTTTCCATTTTCATCAGTGAAACAGGAAAAAAATTCCATTTcccattttttgaatgcccaaaatgagttttttttgtgaatgatgtatcatatatttgttgcaaaattggatcaaatcaattttataaagtattagaacatatttaatgcacaattgaccaaatagttgggtgtcaaaagtttcgacccacctctggtgaaaaatacaaatttccgccaattcagccggaagcgggtcaaatttgaacggcagctacctcgtagtttactctttatttttttcaaaaatcatttctagatacataaatatatatttaatgagagaaacatcaaaagttttccaatattcaaccactagctaggaacggtcatgcccgccgttttgaccgcattttgatacgggcataaaaaattcaaaaaaaataaaaattggaaaaccttcgcattgtgtcattacatgtgaccaagttaccagtaaaaataataaacttgtaatgcggcgattatttttaaaaaatgttctaaaAAAGAGCTaacatgtgtgaagattcatggctttcaagtcaaattatcaatcttatagccacattcatggcatagtttgttaaaattatatcatattatgcacaagggtgcatcttggaatggcaaacaatgttgcctaagggagttttcattttctttggacgaaaaattcatttcccattttttgaatgcccaaaatgagttttttttgtgaaggatctaccatatatttgttgcaaaattgtatcaaataaattttataatatattaggacatatttaatgcacaatttaccaaatagttgggtgtcaaaagtttctacccacctctggtgaaaaagacaaatttccgtcgattcagttggaagcgggtcaaatttgaactacggctacctcgtagtttgctctttatctttttcaaaaatcatttctaggtacataaatatctatttaatcagagaaacatcaaaagttttccaatattcaaccactagctaggaacgggcatccccgccgttttgaccgcattttgaaacgggcataaaaaattcaaaaaaaattggaaaattggaaaaccttcgcattgtctcattacatgtgaccaagttaccagtaaaaataataaacttgtaatacgccaattattttaaaaaagtgttctcaaaaaagagctatcatgtatgaagattcatggctttcaagtcaaatgatcaatcttataggcacattcatggcatagtttgttaagatgatttcatattatgcacaagggtgcatcttggaatggcaaacaatgttgcctaagggagttttctttttgtttggacgaaaaattcattttccattttttgaatgcccgaaatgagttttttgtgaaggatctaccatatatttgttgcaaaattggatcaaatcaattttataatatattaggacatatgtaatgcacaattgaccaaatacttgggtgtcaaaagtttctacCCACCCCTggcgaaaaagacaaatttccgtcgattcagttggaagcgggtcaaatttgaactacagctacctcgtagtttgctctttatttttttcaaatatcatttctaggtacatcaatatctatttaatcatagaaacatcaaaagttttccaatattcaacccATAGCTAGGAACgggcatgcccgccgttttgaccgcattttgaaacgggcataaaaaattcaaaaaaattaaaaaattggaaaaccttcgcattgtgtcattatatgtgaccaagttaccagtaaaaataataaacttgtaatacggcaattattttaaaaaagtgttctcaaaaaagagctatcatgtgtgaagattcatggctttcaagtcaaatgatcaatcttatagccacattcatggcatagtttgttaaaatgatatcatattatgcacaagggtgcatcttggaatgaaaaacaatgttgcctaagggagttttcattttctttggacaaaaaattcatttttcattttttgaatgcccaaaattagttttttttatgaaggatctaccatatatttgttgcaaaattggatcaaatcaattttataatatattaggacatatttaatgcaaaattgaccaaatagttgggtgtcaaaagtttctacccacctgtggtgaaaaagacaaatttccgccgattaagttggaagcgggtcaaatttgaacttcagctacctcgtagtttgctctttattctttttaaaaatcatttctaggtacatcaatatctatttaatcatagaaacatcaaaagttttccaagattcaaccacaagCTAGGAACgggcatgcccgccgttttgaccgcattttgaaacgggcataaaaaattcatttcccaattaaaaaattgggaaaccttcgcatagtgtcattacatgtgaccaagttaccagtaaaaataataaacttgtaatacggcaattatattaaaaaaagtgttctcaaaaaagagctatcatgtgtgaagatttatggctttcaagtcaaatgatcaatcttatagccacattcatggcatagttagTTAAGATGatatcatattatgcacaagggtgcatcttggaatgacaaacaatgttgcctaagggagttttcattttctttggacgaaaaattcattttccattttttgaatgctcaaaatgagtttttttgtgaaggatctaccgtatatttgttgcaaaattggatcaaatcaattttataatatattaggacatatttaatgcacaattgaccaaatagttgggtgttaaaagtttctacccacctccggtgaaaaagacaaatttccgccgatttagttggaagcgggtcaaatttgaactacagctacctcgtaatttgctctttatttttttcaaaaatcatttctaggtgcatcaatatctatttaatcagagaaacatcaaaagttttccaagattcaaccactagctaggaacggtcaagcccgccgttttgaccgcattttgaaacgggcataaaaaattcaaaaaaaataaaattggaaaaccttcgcattgtgtcattctttgtgccaagttttcaggaaaaataataaacttgtaatacgacaaatattaaaaaaacattcttagaaatgagctatcatgtttggagatcaatgactttcaaggcaaattctcaatcttatggccacattcatggaatagtttgttcagatgatatcatattgtgcacaagggtgcatattggaatggcaaacaatgttgcctaaggaagttttcattttctttggacaaaaaattcattttccatttttcgagcgtccaaaatgagtttttttatgaagaacctatcaaataattgttacaaaattgtaccaaatcaattttctaaaatattaggccatatttaatgcacaattgaccaaatggttgcgtgtaaaaagacaaatttccgcatattcattttccatttttcgagttcccaaaatgagtttttttgtgaagaaattaacaaataTTTGTTGTAAAAAAATTTCTCCATTTTTCAAGAATAATAGACCACATTTTATGAACAAATTTGTGTACACTAGAAACATTTTTTATAGATATTAAACGGTTTTAGTTAcatcattaacatttttaataaatATTTTGATGTCTGATATTTtgaacacatgtctacattttgtaagacacattgtacatattgtttatatatgtttaacttttttcaaatacatgattaacatatttTCATGTATTCCCAATAAAAAATATCTTTTCATACATAGGTTTTGATGTCTATATTTGTttttacacattgtacatttttgtatacatataAAACATTGTTGATATTGTTTAGAAAAATTTAAAATATGATTAAGATTTTTAGAAAATCTTGTTTTGTTATCTACTTTTCCATATATATATTGTAAAATTTCCATATATACGTACTGATGATTGTTTTTGCATACACATGAATCTTTTTTTATACACATCTAATATCATTTATGATTATCATTTTTTATATGCATGAAACTTTTCAAATGCACACATTTAGTTTTTTGAACACGTgattaatttttttgaaatatgtattaacattaacatttttttgaattacatGTTTAATTTTGTAATTGCTAAACCATATAGCAAGATTCACGAAGGAGTTCATTATTTTCCTATTCTAATGAAAAACTTGTTATTTTCCCATTTTTGTTGGGCCGAATATATGTTCTTTTTGAGTAATATGagggcatcccacatttcttcctGGATGGGTCGAGGCCTACATCGCACacagattttttttaaaagaagGTGGCCTCGTTCCACCGAGGCCCAAGCCCAGCTTGAGCGACACCTtaagtaccaatgcatccacgttcacaacctcatgaccatttatattgtcGTAATCAGGTAGAAGAAGGTCGTTGACCActcttgtctgctttatgaccatttggtgtaaggcaatttcagggtttgagcccttccaagcgaaatggccgtgaatttacgaccaattcagccggggtcactgagagaaggtcactagttgacatatttcttgtagtgtcacatgatgagtgctatccttgaaatgtcgttttattttgttttgcttgctgtatgaataaaataccaagatctgaaattcttaaatgagagagagtcttcacatagctacataattatttaactactcattgatcttcacttatatctttttggagtagtttgtcatttactcatgtgcttcacttatatcctattagtaaatggttgaatgatttgaatgtcataaatctgaaattatatatgtttcatatgccttttccatggagagtaatgccttcacatataagaagtagaggtggtaaattttttgaaggttagcaaacattgtattggtcacttgaacaattcatgaaaggatattgaaggaagagagatttcacatataaatatactatcttggatgtcttctatgattgtgatccccattcattattttcaaacttgatcaaattagttgaagttggacaaggaagacaacataatgagttatgcttgggtatatttgtataagttatattgttatggatcctctaacatgtggtgcttgctatttagaatcctttgctagccaaaatatctgtactaagcgggaatactgcttgtgcatccaaatgccttgaaccaagtttcttccatgagtgtctaccatatctacctatatgcggtatttacctgccgttccaagtaaatttgcatgtgccaaactctaaaccttcaaataataatctgttttgtatgcccgaatcgctcatgtagcgactaggggctgtcagtatcttccatgctaggtgggttattctcacgatgagtggactccgctcatcattcacgagaaaatggctggtaactgggatgcccagtcctatgatcaaaagatcaaaaacaaattcgcaaataatttaaacaaaactcccccaggattgttgatatttggacggcacccgttgtttcggacaagccgtggagtgtgattgttggtggagggggagtaaaatctttacctttctgtttgggaactgcctgtaatgtatctagtatggaagatattgggaactcttggtcgttatgttgacaatgaaagcatacctctcaaaattattttcatctccgttttaaagcttcgagctctggcacctctgcaaatccctgcttccctctgcgaagggcctatcttttacttttatgcaagagtcggtagtattccttctcattccaacctatttttagttggcaagcatcgtgtgatggaagatctaagcatatatggccattcaaatatatttgatcatgaattattattgttgacaattatctatatgataagtaagttgggaggcaaaacattaagcccctgtctttctctatgttcaatggatgctatttgttctaaaaatatgctttcagtggtagcaatcatggaagactacatgatagttgagtatgtgggatttgctaaatcaaagctctcacatagacccttcctgaaaataagatgaattgcaattgtttgatgactgagaacatagtttgttagttttcaagaaagtttatggtctatgctttaacatgtgaatagcttgttacttgatcatgaaaagttttatgagttgagctactgttatgacttataatgatgctagaaaaggtgattgaaattatcattgatcaaacttgtgcacctgctagcattcacacttcataaattatttcttttatcatttacctacttgaggatgagcaggaattaagcttggggatgctgatacgtctccaacgtatctataatttatgaagtattcatactattatattatccttctaggatgttttatatgcatttatatgctattttatatgatttttgggactaacctattaacctagagcctagtgtcagtttctgtttttccttgtttttgagtttcgcagaaaaggaaaaccaaacggagtccaattgagctaaaatttgacggagatcatttttggaccagaagaagcccacagagtaccggAAGTGGGCCAGAAGATCCCCgtggccaccacgagggtgggggcgcgccccctgcctcgtggccgcctcggggacccccctgacttgttcccgactccaacacctcttatataaccccaaacttccagaaagaaacccagatcgggagttccaccgccgcaagcctctgtagccaccaaaaaccaatcgggaccctgttccggcaccctgccggaggggggatccctcaccggtggccatcttcatcatcccggcgctctccatgatgaggagggagtagttcaccctcggggctgagggtatgtaccagtagctatgtgtttgatctctctctctctcgtgttcttgatgtggcatgatcttaatgtattgcgagctttgctattttagtcggatcttatgatgtttctccccctctactctcttgtaatggattgagttttccgtttgaagttatcttatcggattgagtctttaaggatttgagaacacttgatgtatgtcttgcatgtgcttatctgtggtgacaatgggatattcacgtgatccacttgacgtatgttttggtgatcaacttgcgagttccgtaacattgtgaacttatgcataggggttggcacacgttttcgtcttgactctccggtagaaactttggggcactctttgaagtactttgtgattggttgaatagatgaatctgagattgtgtgatgcatatcgtataatcatacccacggatacttgaggtgacattggagtatctaggtgacattagggttttggttgatatgtgtcttaaggtgttattctagtacgaactcttgaatagatcgatccgaaagaataactttgaggtggtttcttaccctacaataatctctttgttttttctccgctattagtgactttggagtgactctttgttgcatgttgagggatagttatatgatccagttatgttattattgttgagagaacttgcactagtgaaagtatgaaccctaggccttgttttaacgcattgcaataccgtttgtgctcacttttatcacttgctaccttgttgtttttatattttcagattacaaaaacctatatctatcatccatattgcacttgtatcaccatctcttcgccgaactagtgcacctatacaatttaccattgtattgggtgtgttggggacacaagagactctttgttatttggttgcagggttgcttgagagagaccatcttcatcctacgcctcccacggattgataaaccttacgtcatccacttgagggaaatttgctactgtcctacaaacctctacacttggaggcccaacaacgtctacaagaagaaggttgtgtagtatacatcaagctcttttctggcgccgttgccggggaggtgagtgcttgaaggtatatctttagatcttgcaatcgaatctttttgtttcttgttttatcactagtttagtctataaaagaaaactacaaaaatggaattaagggtgcctcatatgcttcatctttttaatgtctttcgtgaaaatgatgggaaggaaaattgtgctcaagtactagaagaagaattacatagaatgcttggcataaaatgtggcaccccggctcagagaaaccggaatgccccatattccagcccaaagatcgaggagaagtcttctggaatacggcactgcttagcatagaacaaaccggcTTTCTATTATTACATGAATATGAATACAATGTCTCCGATATTATAGTGAATAACAtaggcacggcgacactacgcctgccacggttgctccatgcaagcagcagaacaacacgatgcagcagAATAagttctagcagcggaacaacgacgacggtggtgaactccaatccgcagggactctagctggaacgtttgtcctagctcgcgaacacaggaacaacaccaaacaagcaaccAATCCAGGCaggacctgcaagctggcatgacacgccaggtcagtacattgaatgtacttgcaagctcacaataaccagaagcattcaagacaaacaacaacatgataattacaggttaagcaagaattatcatgagatcatcaggatgacatggcatgaacaacatgaacataatactgctagaacaatatgagcatggcatgtacaaataaatctgacgatactagcatgcaacatgatgacactttatgcacCATTCATTCTacttgggttacctcgtaaccatcacaggcatcacttaccaacctcggacatcacacgatcatctcaggatcaaatcaagcttggtataaacaataccgtagtaatcattaaatgaccacaaggagcttgatctttacccacgattctcgcacaacatcacgaatatccaacaactcggtatcctcgataccacggtgatcatctcatGATCACGAACGGAACCACTctcggttcaacgggttacctcgtaaccaaacggtgatcattccggcgatcacaaccatgaccaacactcggtctcaaacggtgatctttccggcggtcacaaccaacttatctcatcatcgaaccgtggttgttattaagcacattattattattactgttgacccatagtgtgaccgacacgaactaggcccttatccgcgggcatggctatcgatagatttagtatacactctgcagaggttagtacactgtacccacaccacggaacccatggcctcgcactcccattcgagtggaccagCGGCGTTCTgaaaaaaccgatctactgccatgacactctcccggccactctgactcactccccactgggctagtcctgggtggccccgtgtctaccaaagtcaccaacggccaccgtcgtggcaaaacggtcccaaacagggacaaaagcgcttatcatccaactacgggcacacaaggttatgtctgcttaccgggccagggtaccgcatgcccataaccttccctcgttggatgcaccggcgagaggcatgacaatagacccagttaggaccctcccataaaggtaagcgtggttgcactggtcagctcgatatggtggcaccatgactcagccaacagttgttcaagttcaatttaatccggttaaacttgaatgcaatatgctgagccatgataaaaataacatgatgcaattacaatgcatgagcatgatatcaacataagcacggggtgcaacataactatccaccatacccacaatgaatcatatccaactgagcatagtataatgacgagcatgaatatcacaagtacaacactactcatagaaacctagcatgaccactagcatcaacaataaatatcatgcaagacatatcaacaatgctaccatgcaatcatttaaccaactggatgcaatggaacatgcataacgacggcactcggaacagacgatagtcatgcaccgaaggccatcaccaacatcaacatgtactactagcaagcataagcatatgaaaggaatactagcaactagtacAAGATAACCAGGTGCAAGACAACATAACACGAGAGTGAACATGAAACTCTAAGCagcaccggaacaacgataaccatg
Proteins encoded:
- the LOC123099630 gene encoding uncharacterized protein isoform X1, with product MSWPSSLSSLSTAHHSSHSPMQRTLALPNPDPSPPLAAIHRRSPPASTPSLACPLNTVACQIHCSPHPGLSLPYCTPPPHTAPRNKGLASLRPDPIGASLASDQACTTRVPPRPPPGGVDSCVLQLRVRVLKVHKRPRLHSKAIRAGVDWRDRTRWLDGGDTDLLRRVSQEAVHPAATTSTATVVADLQCDRCIASNLFGTPRCSPRSGHPMPGRLWMPGPQRRPCYSSCSIHGHAQLRSCSVAAGSNVV
- the LOC123099630 gene encoding uncharacterized protein isoform X2; this translates as MSWPSSLSSLSTAHHSSHSPMQRTLALPNPDPSPPLAAIHRRSPPASTPSLACPLNTVACQIHCSPHPGLSLPYCTPPPHTAPRNKGLASLRPDPIGASLASDQACTTRVPPRPPPGGVDSCVLQLRVHKRPRLHSKAIRAGVDWRDRTRWLDGGDTDLLRRVSQEAVHPAATTSTATVVADLQCDRCIASNLFGTPRCSPRSGHPMPGRLWMPGPQRRPCYSSCSIHGHAQLRSCSVAAGSNVV